The following proteins are co-located in the uncultured Draconibacterium sp. genome:
- the trxA gene encoding thioredoxin — protein sequence MSITLIVILVVVVALVALITVNYFRMKNAKPVANSKQIKVLNNKNFKAATKRGVALVDFWAPWCGPCKIIAPVVNEIADSQNEFMVAKVNVDHNQQLAQKFKVRNIPTMLILKDGKEAGRIVGVKTKKAILREVEAVMAS from the coding sequence ATGTCGATAACACTTATTGTAATTCTTGTAGTTGTAGTGGCGCTGGTTGCGCTAATTACTGTGAACTATTTTCGAATGAAAAATGCGAAACCTGTAGCAAACAGTAAACAAATTAAAGTTCTGAATAATAAAAATTTTAAAGCTGCTACAAAGCGGGGAGTGGCTTTGGTTGATTTTTGGGCACCCTGGTGCGGGCCATGTAAAATAATTGCCCCGGTTGTAAACGAAATAGCCGATAGCCAAAACGAATTTATGGTGGCAAAAGTGAATGTGGATCACAATCAGCAGTTGGCACAAAAATTTAAAGTACGAAATATTCCAACCATGCTTATTTTAAAGGATGGTAAAGAAGCCGGACGAATTGTAGGTGTAAAAACCAAAAAAGCAATTCTAAGGGAAGTAGAGGCCGTTATGGCCAGCTAG
- a CDS encoding exodeoxyribonuclease III, which yields MKIISWNVNGIRAVAKKNFFEDFKSMNTDILCLQETKAQDDQVAETLAQIEGYFIYSSSAEKKGYSGTAILSKQEPLSVSRGIGIEEHDTEGRVLNLEYNDFFLVDVYVPNSGSELKRLEYRQEWDKAFFDYLKELEKTKPVVVCGDFNVAHKDIDLARPKPNYNKSAGYMQEEIDGMDRFTNGGLLDSFRHFYPEETGKYSWWSYRAGARGKNVGWRIDYFLVSEKLLPSLSNAFILNEVMGSDHCPVGIEIN from the coding sequence ATGAAGATTATCTCGTGGAATGTGAACGGAATTCGTGCCGTGGCCAAAAAGAATTTTTTTGAAGATTTTAAATCGATGAATACTGACATTTTGTGTTTGCAGGAAACAAAAGCGCAAGACGATCAGGTGGCGGAAACTCTCGCGCAAATAGAAGGTTACTTTATTTATTCAAGTTCGGCCGAAAAAAAAGGCTACTCCGGAACGGCAATTCTTTCAAAACAGGAACCGCTAAGTGTTTCGCGTGGTATTGGAATTGAAGAGCACGATACTGAAGGGCGGGTTTTAAACCTCGAATACAACGATTTTTTTCTGGTTGATGTGTACGTCCCAAACTCAGGCAGCGAATTAAAACGACTTGAGTACCGTCAGGAATGGGACAAAGCATTTTTCGATTACCTGAAAGAGCTTGAGAAAACAAAGCCGGTTGTTGTTTGCGGCGATTTTAATGTGGCGCACAAAGACATTGATTTGGCGCGTCCCAAACCCAATTACAATAAATCGGCCGGTTACATGCAGGAAGAAATAGATGGAATGGACCGATTTACCAATGGTGGACTTCTGGATTCATTCAGGCACTTTTATCCCGAAGAAACAGGAAAATATTCGTGGTGGAGTTACAGGGCCGGAGCACGTGGCAAGAATGTAGGCTGGAGGATCGATTATTTTTTAGTGAGCGAGAAACTATTGCCTTCACTTTCAAATGCGTTTATATTAAACGAAGTTATGGGATCAGATCACTGTCCGGTTGGAATAGAAATCAACTAA
- a CDS encoding outer membrane protein transport protein: protein MKNLNFRKTVVLALVSLFVSVQVMATDGYFSTGYGTINKGLAGAGIAFYQGSLINGNPAGAAFLGNKYQLGVGLFNPNRQYTVAGNPSGMEGTFGLMPGTIESDSKLFVIPSLGANWMLNEKSAISAALFGNGGMNTNYPTATFYDPSSETTGVNLIQMFGNVTFSQKLGEKHSIGVTGVVAYQTFEANGLLSFGAFSSNPAALSGNGTDSGFGYGFKIGYLGQLTDNFSIGVMYQSQVFMSEFEDYAGLFAEQGAFNIPSSWTAGFSWEVVEDFTVMADVKSIMYSEINSIGNPMLPNLMTSPLGTDEGAGFGWENVMVYKVGLNYAGIDTWEFRGGVSIGQNPVQESEVMFNILAPGVVQNQISLGLSKEVGKSGNQFHVAMNYALNNSVKGANPMDPPSGQTIEIEMNQFELELGFSF, encoded by the coding sequence ATGAAAAATCTAAATTTTAGGAAAACAGTTGTTTTAGCGCTGGTGAGCCTTTTTGTATCTGTTCAGGTAATGGCTACCGATGGATACTTTAGCACTGGCTACGGAACTATTAACAAAGGTTTGGCAGGAGCAGGAATAGCCTTTTACCAGGGCTCATTAATTAATGGAAACCCTGCAGGAGCAGCATTCTTAGGCAATAAATACCAACTTGGAGTTGGCTTATTTAATCCAAATCGTCAGTACACAGTTGCAGGAAACCCTTCGGGCATGGAAGGTACTTTTGGTTTAATGCCCGGTACCATTGAAAGCGACAGCAAACTTTTTGTAATTCCATCGCTTGGAGCCAACTGGATGTTGAATGAAAAATCGGCAATTTCGGCTGCCCTTTTTGGCAATGGAGGAATGAATACCAATTATCCAACAGCCACATTTTATGATCCATCTTCTGAAACCACAGGTGTTAACCTGATTCAGATGTTTGGAAATGTAACTTTCTCGCAAAAACTGGGAGAGAAACACAGTATTGGTGTTACCGGTGTGGTTGCTTATCAAACTTTTGAAGCCAACGGCTTACTTTCTTTTGGTGCTTTTTCATCAAATCCGGCTGCCCTTTCGGGTAACGGAACCGACAGTGGTTTTGGCTACGGATTTAAAATTGGTTACCTGGGTCAGTTAACCGACAATTTCTCAATTGGCGTTATGTACCAGTCGCAGGTATTTATGAGCGAATTCGAAGATTATGCCGGTCTTTTTGCAGAGCAGGGAGCCTTTAACATTCCATCGAGCTGGACAGCCGGTTTCTCGTGGGAAGTTGTGGAAGACTTTACCGTAATGGCCGATGTAAAATCAATTATGTACAGCGAAATAAATTCGATTGGAAATCCAATGTTACCCAATTTAATGACCAGCCCGCTTGGAACAGACGAAGGCGCCGGTTTTGGATGGGAAAACGTTATGGTATATAAAGTTGGTTTAAACTATGCAGGTATCGACACATGGGAATTCAGAGGTGGTGTTTCAATCGGTCAAAATCCGGTACAGGAATCGGAAGTAATGTTTAACATTTTGGCTCCGGGTGTAGTTCAAAATCAAATTTCGCTTGGTTTATCAAAAGAAGTTGGTAAAAGCGGAAACCAGTTTCATGTAGCAATGAACTACGCATTAAACAATAGCGTTAAAGGCGCAAACCCAATGGATCCTCCATCGGGACAAACCATTGAAATTGAAATGAACCAGTTTGAATTGGAATTGGGTTTTTCTTTCTAA